From a single Apium graveolens cultivar Ventura chromosome 2, ASM990537v1, whole genome shotgun sequence genomic region:
- the LOC141706308 gene encoding protein LIFEGUARD 2-like → MWQESKTDVESGTSEPLYPMMLEAPELRWAFIRKIYSIVAVQLILTAVVSAFVVSYRPVSTFLTTTNAGLCVYILIILTPFVVLWPLRFFYQRHPVNFILLGVFTLALSFSIGLTCAYTSGKVILEAVILTAVVVVSLTLYTFWAVRRGQDFNFLGPFLFASLIALILFGFIQIFFPLGGIAEMIYGCLASVIFCGYIVYDTDNIIKRNTYDEYIWASVSLYLDIIDLFLALLKIFKLVNRE, encoded by the exons ATGTGGCAGGAAAGCAAAACCGACGTGGAATCAGGGACGAGTGAGCCTCTTTACCCGATGATGCTAGAGGCGCCTGAGCTCCGGTGGGCCTTTATCCGTAAAATATACTCCATCGTGGCTGTTCAGTTGATTCTTACCGCCGTTGTCTCTGCCTTTGTTGTCTCTTACCGTCCAGTTTCTACTTTCTTGACTACGACTAATGCCGGATTGTGTGTATATATACTTATCATCCTCACTCCTTTTGTTG TGTTGTGGCCGTTACGTTTTTTTTATCAGCGACATCCGGTGAATTTCATATTACTTGGAGTGTTCACGCTTGCTCTCTCGTTTTCCATCGGTTTGACTTGTGCTTATACCAGCG GAAAGGTCATCTTGGAAGCTGTGATTCTAACAGCCGTGGTTGTCGTTAGTCTTACTTTGTACACATTCTGGGCAGTAAGGAGGGGTCAAGACTTCAATTTCTTAGGACCCTTTCTGTTTGCTTCCCTTATTGCGCTTATACTTTTTGGCTTTATTCAG ATATTTTTCCCCCTTGGGGGGATCGCAGAGATGATCTATGGCTGTCTAGCATCAGTTATATTTTGCGGATACATTGTCTATGATACAGATAACATAATCAAGCGCAACACTTATGATGAGTACATCTGGGCTTCGGTTTCTCTGTATTTGGATATCATCGACCTGTTTCTTGCACTGCTTAAAATATTTAAACTTGTCAATAGAGAATAA